A single window of Botrytis cinerea B05.10 chromosome 3, complete sequence DNA harbors:
- the Bcgim3 gene encoding Bcgim3, which produces MQRRMLSKEDEAAVGADEVEVRREDQDKINRFSRLHQREIGLEDELKSKHKEKEDLDDVSGELELADEDDMIPYKIGDSFISLPLPEVQELLTKSTENIEEEVILVEEKLSTIREEMTQLKVELYARFGRSINLET; this is translated from the exons ATGCAACGCCGTATG TTATCGAAGGAAGACGAAGCAGCAGTTGGCGCAGACGAGGTCGAAGTGCGAAGAGAAGATCAAGACAAAATCAATCGGTTCAGTCGTTTACATCAACGGGAAATCGGACTGGAAGATGAGTTGAAGTCCAAACAT aaagaaaaggaggacCTCGACGACGTATCGGGGGAACTTGAATTGGCAGACGAAGATGACATGATACC TTACAAAATCGGagattcattcatctcattacCACTACCAGAAGTACAAGAGCTCCTCACGAAATCGACCGAGAACATCGAGGAGGAAGTAATATTGGTCGAAGAAAAGCTTAGCACGATTAGGGAGGAAATGACACAACTGAAGGTGGAATTATATGCCAGATTTGGCAGGAGTATTAATCTGGAAACATAG
- the Bcdoc1 gene encoding Bcdoc1, whose translation MPPSHTPTVNYQEHFGIDNNTRRRRTANPFDQNNVTPVQGMLSLGGDAQDEHDSTTGTEDLSEGDDDGEDESEGDPAIEDLENLDEDIGLEDVAVEEPKPLELEDVCSHFALSQSQPVNLHQ comes from the exons ATGCCTCCATCACATACTCCTACTGTCAATTATCAAGAGCATTTCGGGATTGATAACAATACTAGGAGAAGACGTACCGCCAATCCATTCGATCAAAATAATGTTACTCCCGTCCAGGGCATGTTATCATTGGGGGGAGATGCACAAGATGAACACGATTCAACCACAGGCACAGAAGATTTGAGTGAAGGAGACGATGACGGAGAGGATGAGTCTGAAGGCGATCCTGCCATTGAAGATCTAGAAAACTTGGACGAGGATATAGGTTTGGAAGATGTCGCAGTTGAAG AACCAAAACCTCTTGAACTCGAAGATGTCTGCTCTCACTTCGCACTCTCTCAGTCCCAACCGGTCAACTTGCACCAGTAG
- the Bcdoc1 gene encoding Bcdoc1, protein MPPSHTPTVNYQEHFGIDNNTRRRRTANPFDQNNVTPVQGMLSLGGDAQDEHDSTTGTEDLSEGDDDGEDESEGDPAIEDLENLDEDIGLEDVAVEEIVTRIRTKTS, encoded by the exons ATGCCTCCATCACATACTCCTACTGTCAATTATCAAGAGCATTTCGGGATTGATAACAATACTAGGAGAAGACGTACCGCCAATCCATTCGATCAAAATAATGTTACTCCCGTCCAGGGCATGTTATCATTGGGGGGAGATGCACAAGATGAACACGATTCAACCACAGGCACAGAAGATTTGAGTGAAGGAGACGATGACGGAGAGGATGAGTCTGAAGGCGATCCTGCCATTGAAGATCTAGAAAACTTGGACGAGGATATAGGTTTGGAAGATGTCGCAGTTGAAG AAATCGTAACTAGAATCAGAACCAAAACCTCTTGA
- the Bcdoc1 gene encoding Bcdoc1 — protein sequence MPPSHTPTVNYQEHFGIDNNTRRRRTANPFDQNNVTPVQGMLSLGGDAQDEHDSTTGTEDLSEGDDDGEDESEGDPAIEDLENLDEDIGLEDVAVEATMDNTPLFDPAALGLKEIGNLASWTVSSSKPGCGVLALRDDDTNLFWQSDGPQPHYLNIHFAKFAKIRAIRIFLDFEADESYTPTRIQLLGGTGYHDLIPFSELSFVQPKGWIDVNLDHVGGGSDGKTLRAFIIQVKVLENHQNGKDTHVRGLKIYSHDERHESPPPSYLGEEEDDTCSSIDPNEFGGPDDDLKHGDFGNDDQFWKDFTQARMGEHKMPNLSGLSEPGFMSEPELR from the exons ATGCCTCCATCACATACTCCTACTGTCAATTATCAAGAGCATTTCGGGATTGATAACAATACTAGGAGAAGACGTACCGCCAATCCATTCGATCAAAATAATGTTACTCCCGTCCAGGGCATGTTATCATTGGGGGGAGATGCACAAGATGAACACGATTCAACCACAGGCACAGAAGATTTGAGTGAAGGAGACGATGACGGAGAGGATGAGTCTGAAGGCGATCCTGCCATTGAAGATCTAGAAAACTTGGACGAGGATATAGGTTTGGAAGATGTCGCAGTTGAAG CTACCATGGATAATACACCATTATTCGACCCTGCCGCTCTCGGGTTGAAGgagattggaaatttggCTAGCTGGACTGTTTCTAGTAGTAAGCCTGGCTGTGGAGTTCTTGCACTTCGGGACGACGACACAAATTTGTTTTGGCA ATCCGATGGACCCCAGCCTCATTACCTCAACATCCACTTTGCCAAATTCGCCAAAATTCGAGCCATTCGAATATTCCTTGATTTCGAAGCCGATGAATCTTACACTCCAACACGTATCCAGTTGCTTGGGGGCACAGGCTACCACGATCTAATTCCGTTCTCTGAACTCTCGTTTGTTCAACCGAAAGGCTGGATTGACGTCAACCTTGATCACGTAGGAGGAGGTTCAGATGGAAAAACACTTCGCGCATTCATTATTCAAGTTAAGGTGTTGGAAAATCACCAGAATGGCAAGGATACACATGTTCGTGGGCTGAAGATATATTCTCATGATGAACGTCATGAGTCTCCTCCGCCATCATATCTcggtgaggaggaggatgacaCCTGCTCTTCAATTGATCCGAATGAATTTGGAGGGCCTGACGACGATTTGAAGCATGGAGATTTCGGCAATGATGATCAATTCTGGAAAGACTTCACGCAGGCAAGAATGGGTGAACACAAGATGCCAAACCTAAGTGGTTTGAGCGAGCCTGGATTTATGTCTGAGCCTGAATTGCGTTGA